One Perognathus longimembris pacificus isolate PPM17 chromosome 2, ASM2315922v1, whole genome shotgun sequence DNA segment encodes these proteins:
- the Cuedc2 gene encoding CUE domain-containing protein 2 isoform X3 → MELERIVSAALLTFVQTHLPDADLSGLDEVIFSYVLGVLEDLGPLGPSEENFDMEAFTEMMEAYVPGFAHIPRGTIGDMMQKLSVQLSDARNKEPLQQPEKHNDDTRSPAAAGDTQDEAAGREKELLPGVDVLLEVFPTCSMEQAQWVLAKARGDLEEAVQMLVEGKEGPPGWDGPNQDLPRRLRGPQKDELKSFILQKYMMVDSAEDQKIHRPMVPKEAPKKLIRYIDNQVVSTKGERFKDVRNPEAEEMKATYINLKPARKYRFH, encoded by the exons ATGGAGTTGGAAAGGATTGTCAGTGCAGCACTGCTTACCTTTGTCCAGACACACCTCCCAGACGCCGACCTCAG TGGTTTGGATGAGGTCATCTTCTCCTATGTGCTTGGGGTTCTAGAGGACCTGGGCCCTTTAGGCCCCTCAGAAGAGAACTTTGATATGGAGGCCTTCACTGAGATGATGGAGGCCTATGTGCCTGGCTTCGCCCACATCCCTAG GGGCACAATAGGGGACATGATGCAGAAGCTGTCAGTACAGCTGAGCGATGCTAGGAACAAAG AGCCCCTGCAGCAACCGGAAAAGCACAATGACGATACCAGGTCTCCTGCTGCAGCTGGGGATACCCAAGATGAG GCAGCTGGCCGTGAGAAGGAGCTGCTGCCAGGGGTGGATGTGCTCCTAGAAGTATTCCCTACCTGTTCAATGGAGCAAGCACAATGGGTGCTGGCCAAAGCTCGAGGGGACTTGGAAGAAGCTGTGCAGATGTTGGTAGAGGGCAAGGAAGGGCCTCCAGGCTGGGATGGCCCCAATCAG GACCTGCCCAGACGTCTCCGAGGCCCCCAGAAGGATGAGTTGAAATCCTTCATTCTTCAGAA GTACATGATGGTGGATAGCGCAGAGGATCAGAAGATTCACCGGCCCATGGTTCCTAAGGAG GCTCCCAAGAAGCTGATCCGATACATTGACAACCAGGTAGTGAGCACTAAAGGGGAGCGATTCAAAGATGTTCGGAATCCTGAGGCTGAAGAGATGAAGGCCACATACATCAACCTCAAGCCAGCCAGGAAGTACCGCTTCCACTGA
- the Cuedc2 gene encoding CUE domain-containing protein 2 isoform X1, whose translation MELERIVSAALLTFVQTHLPDADLSGLDEVIFSYVLGVLEDLGPLGPSEENFDMEAFTEMMEAYVPGFAHIPRGTIGDMMQKLSVQLSDARNKENLHPQSSCVQSQVSISPEPLQQPEKHNDDTRSPAAAGDTQDEVLAAGREKELLPGVDVLLEVFPTCSMEQAQWVLAKARGDLEEAVQMLVEGKEGPPGWDGPNQDLPRRLRGPQKDELKSFILQKYMMVDSAEDQKIHRPMVPKEAPKKLIRYIDNQVVSTKGERFKDVRNPEAEEMKATYINLKPARKYRFH comes from the exons ATGGAGTTGGAAAGGATTGTCAGTGCAGCACTGCTTACCTTTGTCCAGACACACCTCCCAGACGCCGACCTCAG TGGTTTGGATGAGGTCATCTTCTCCTATGTGCTTGGGGTTCTAGAGGACCTGGGCCCTTTAGGCCCCTCAGAAGAGAACTTTGATATGGAGGCCTTCACTGAGATGATGGAGGCCTATGTGCCTGGCTTCGCCCACATCCCTAG GGGCACAATAGGGGACATGATGCAGAAGCTGTCAGTACAGCTGAGCGATGCTAGGAACAAAG AGAACCTGCACCCACAGAGCTCCTGTGTCCAAAGTCAGGTGTCTATTTCTCCAGAGCCCCTGCAGCAACCGGAAAAGCACAATGACGATACCAGGTCTCCTGCTGCAGCTGGGGATACCCAAGATGAGGTACTG GCAGCTGGCCGTGAGAAGGAGCTGCTGCCAGGGGTGGATGTGCTCCTAGAAGTATTCCCTACCTGTTCAATGGAGCAAGCACAATGGGTGCTGGCCAAAGCTCGAGGGGACTTGGAAGAAGCTGTGCAGATGTTGGTAGAGGGCAAGGAAGGGCCTCCAGGCTGGGATGGCCCCAATCAG GACCTGCCCAGACGTCTCCGAGGCCCCCAGAAGGATGAGTTGAAATCCTTCATTCTTCAGAA GTACATGATGGTGGATAGCGCAGAGGATCAGAAGATTCACCGGCCCATGGTTCCTAAGGAG GCTCCCAAGAAGCTGATCCGATACATTGACAACCAGGTAGTGAGCACTAAAGGGGAGCGATTCAAAGATGTTCGGAATCCTGAGGCTGAAGAGATGAAGGCCACATACATCAACCTCAAGCCAGCCAGGAAGTACCGCTTCCACTGA
- the Fbxl15 gene encoding F-box/LRR-repeat protein 15: MEEAGSPQTLQGQNEILLLRRRTRQPKEPPMEASGGEQEPGAVRLLDLPWEDVLLPHVLNRVPLRQLLRLQRVSRAFRALVQLHLAGLRRFDAAQVGPQIPRAALVRLLRDTELLQELALAPCHEWLSDEDLVPVLARNPQLRNVALAGCGQLSRRALRTLAGGCPRLQRLSLAHCDWVDGLALRGLADRCPALEELDLTACRQLKDEAIVYLAQRRGAGLRSLSLAVNANVGDAAVQELARNCPKLEHLDLTGCLRVGSDSIRTLAEYCPALRSLRVRHCHHVAEPSLSRLRKRGVDIDVEPPLHQALVLLQDMAGFAPFVNLQV, from the exons ATGGAAGAGGCGGGCTCGCCGCAGACGCTCCAAGGCCAAAACGAGATCCTCCTGCTGCGCAGGCGCACTAGACAACCGAAGGAGCCACCAATGGAGGCGTCCGGAGGGGAGCAAGAACCCGGAGCCGTCAG GCTCCTGGACCTGCCCTGGGAAGACGTGCTGCTCCCACACGTCCTGAACCGCGTCCCGCTGCGCCAGCTGCTCCGGCTGCAGCGCGTCAGCCGGGCCTTCCGGGCGCTAGTGCAGCTGCACCTGGCGGGGTTGCGCCGCTTTGATGCTGCTCAG GTGGGTCCGCAGATCCCACGGGCCGCTTTGGTCCGGTTACTTCGGGACACCGAATTGCTGCAGGAGCTGGCGCTGGCTCCGTGTCACGAATGGCTTTCGGACGAAGACCTGGTGCCGGTACTGGCGCGGAATCCGCAGCTGCGGAACGTGGCGCTGGCGGGCTGCGGGCAACTGAGCCGCCGGGCGCTCCGGACGCTGGCTGGGGGCTGCCCCCGCCTGCAGCGCCTGTCGCTGGCGCACTGTGACTGGGTGGACGGCTTGGCGCTACGGGGCCTCGCCGACCGTTGCCCGGCCCTGGAGGAGCTGGATCTCACTGCCTGCCGACAGCTCAAGGACGAGGCCATCGTGTACCTGGCGCAGAGGCGCGGTGCAGGTCTCCGCAGCCTCTCGCTGGCGGTCAACGCCAACGTTGGGGATGCCGCGGTCCAGGAGTTAGCTCGAAACTGCCCGAAACTGGAGCACCTTGACCTCACTGGCTGCCTCCGCGTAGGAAGCGATAGCATCAG GACACTGGCAGAGTACTGCCCGGCGCTGCGTTCTCTGAGGGTGCGGCACTGCCACCATGTGGCCGAGCCCAGCCTGAGCCGCTTGCGGAAGCGGGGTGTCGATATCGACGTGGAGCCACCGCTGCACCAGGCCCTGGTGCTGCTGCAGGACATGGCAGGCTTCGCGCCCTTTGTCAACCTGCAAGTCTGA
- the Cuedc2 gene encoding CUE domain-containing protein 2 isoform X2: MELERIVSAALLTFVQTHLPDADLSGLDEVIFSYVLGVLEDLGPLGPSEENFDMEAFTEMMEAYVPGFAHIPRGTIGDMMQKLSVQLSDARNKENLHPQSSCVQSQVSISPEPLQQPEKHNDDTRSPAAAGDTQDEAAGREKELLPGVDVLLEVFPTCSMEQAQWVLAKARGDLEEAVQMLVEGKEGPPGWDGPNQDLPRRLRGPQKDELKSFILQKYMMVDSAEDQKIHRPMVPKEAPKKLIRYIDNQVVSTKGERFKDVRNPEAEEMKATYINLKPARKYRFH; this comes from the exons ATGGAGTTGGAAAGGATTGTCAGTGCAGCACTGCTTACCTTTGTCCAGACACACCTCCCAGACGCCGACCTCAG TGGTTTGGATGAGGTCATCTTCTCCTATGTGCTTGGGGTTCTAGAGGACCTGGGCCCTTTAGGCCCCTCAGAAGAGAACTTTGATATGGAGGCCTTCACTGAGATGATGGAGGCCTATGTGCCTGGCTTCGCCCACATCCCTAG GGGCACAATAGGGGACATGATGCAGAAGCTGTCAGTACAGCTGAGCGATGCTAGGAACAAAG AGAACCTGCACCCACAGAGCTCCTGTGTCCAAAGTCAGGTGTCTATTTCTCCAGAGCCCCTGCAGCAACCGGAAAAGCACAATGACGATACCAGGTCTCCTGCTGCAGCTGGGGATACCCAAGATGAG GCAGCTGGCCGTGAGAAGGAGCTGCTGCCAGGGGTGGATGTGCTCCTAGAAGTATTCCCTACCTGTTCAATGGAGCAAGCACAATGGGTGCTGGCCAAAGCTCGAGGGGACTTGGAAGAAGCTGTGCAGATGTTGGTAGAGGGCAAGGAAGGGCCTCCAGGCTGGGATGGCCCCAATCAG GACCTGCCCAGACGTCTCCGAGGCCCCCAGAAGGATGAGTTGAAATCCTTCATTCTTCAGAA GTACATGATGGTGGATAGCGCAGAGGATCAGAAGATTCACCGGCCCATGGTTCCTAAGGAG GCTCCCAAGAAGCTGATCCGATACATTGACAACCAGGTAGTGAGCACTAAAGGGGAGCGATTCAAAGATGTTCGGAATCCTGAGGCTGAAGAGATGAAGGCCACATACATCAACCTCAAGCCAGCCAGGAAGTACCGCTTCCACTGA
- the Psd gene encoding PH and SEC7 domain-containing protein 1, with amino-acid sequence MAQGAMRFCSEGDCAISPPRCPRRWLPEGPVPQSPPASMYGSTGSLLRRVTGPGPRGRELGRVTAPCTPLRGPPSPRLAPSPWAPSSPTGQPPPGAQSSVVIFRFVEKASVKPMNGLPAPGGLSRSWDLGGVSPPRPTPALGPGSNRKLRLEASTSDPLPAGGGSTLPGSRGPLCGPPVPSQVGADGLYSSLPNGLGGPPEHLATLFRGPAHAGFLNQGDTWSFPREVSSHAQRIARAKWEFFYGSLDPPSSGAKPPEKAPPSPRGVGFGQGPGVAVGRAAKYSETDLDTVPLRCYRETDIDEVLAEREEADSAIESQPSSEGPPGTARPLVLRPSPCPGPRSSLGSGSEDEDEAGGEEDVDDEVFEASEGARPGNQMPHPRSLKSPVPFLPGTSPSADGPDSFSCVFEAILESHRAKGTSYTSLASLEALASPGPTQSPFFTFELPPQPPAPRPDPPAPAPLAPLEPDSGTSSAADGPWTQRGEEQEAKARTKLSSGREPPSPCHSEDSLGLGAAPLGSEPPLSQLVSDSDSELDSTERLALGSTDTLSNGQKADLEAAQRLAKRLFRLDGFRKADVARHLGKNNDFSKLVAGEYLKFFVFTGMTLDQALRVFLKELALMGETQERERVLAHFSQRYFQCNPEALSSEDGAHTLTCALMLLNTDLHGHNIGKRMTCGDFIGNLEGLNDGGDFPRELLKALYSSIKNEKLQWAIDEEELRRSLSELADPNPKVIKRVSGGSGSGTSPFLDLTPEPGAAVYKHGTLVRKVHADPDCRKTPRGKRGWKSFHGILKGMILYLQKEEYQPGKALSEVELKNAISIHHALATRASDYSKRPHVFYLRTADWRVFLFQAPSLEQMQSWITRINVVAAMFSAPPFPAAVSSQKKFSRPLLPSAATRLSQEEQVRTHEAKLKAMANELREHRATQLGKKARGKEADEQRQKEAYLEFEKSRYGTYAALLRVKLKAASEELDAIEAALAQAGSTEDGLPLPHSSPSLRPNLPSQPRVSRSNSEARSGSTRRKP; translated from the exons ATGGCCCAGGGTGCCATGCGCTTTTGCTCAGAAGGTGACTGTGCCATCTCCCCACCAAGATGTCCCCGTCGCTGGCTCCCCGAAGGCCCAGTACCACAAAGTCCCCCAGCCAGCATGTATGGCAGCACAGGCTCCCTGCTTCGAAGAGTGACAGGTCCAGGTCCCCGAGGCCGGGAACTGGGACGTGTGACAGCACCTTGTACGCCTCTACGTGGCCCCCCTTCACCCCGTCTTGCTCCCTCACCTTGGGCACCTTCTTCCCCCACGGGGCAGCCTCCGCCCGGGGCCCAGAGCTCTGTAGTCATCTTTCGCTTTGTGGAGAAGGCCAGTGTGAAGCCAATGAATGGGCTACCCGCTCCTGGAGGTTTGAGTCGGAGCTGGGACCTCGGCGGAGTTTCTCCTCCCAGGCCTACCCCAGCACTTGGGCCTGGCTCCAACAGGAAGTTGCGGCTGGAAGCCTCCACATCAGACCCACTCCCAGCTGGAGGAGGCTCTACCCTTCCTGGAAGCCGGGGCCCTTTATGTGGGCCACCAGTCCCATCCCAGGTTGGGGCAGATGGCCTTTACTCCTCTCTCCCCAATGGGCTGGGGGGTCCTCCTGAGCACCTGGCCACACTATTCCGAGGACCTGCTCATGCTGGATTCCTGAACCAG GGGGATACCTGGTCCTTCCCCCGGGAAGTCTCCTCTCACGCTCAGAGAATCGCTCGAGCCAAATGGGAATTCTTCTATGGCTCCTTGGACCCCCCCAGCTCAG GTGCTAAGCCCCCAGAGAAGGCCCCCCCATCTCCTCGTGGGGTGGGCTTCGGGCAGGGCCCTGGGGTGGCTGTGGGGCGAGCAGCCAAGTACTCCGAAACGGATCTGGATACAGTGCCCCTGAGGTGCTACCGCGAGACTGACATTGATGAGGTGCTGGCTGAGCGAGAGGAGGCTGACTCTGCCATCGAGAGTCAGCCCAGCTCTGAGGGCCCTCCTGGCACTGCCCGCCCACTCGTCCTACGTCCCAGCCCATGCCCTGGCCCTCGCTCCAGCCTGGGCAGTGGcagtgaggatgaggatgaggcaggaggggaAGAGGATGTGGATGACGAGGTGTTTGAGGCCTCAGAGGGGGCCCG GCCAGGGAACCAAATGCCTCACCCGCGGTCTCTCAAGTCGCCCGTGCCCTTTCTACCTGGGACCAGCCCCTCAGCTGATGGGCCTGACTCTTTCAGTTGTgtatttgaagccatcctggagtCACACCGGGCCAAGGGCACCTCCTACACCAGCCTTGCTTCACTGGAGGCTCTGGCTTCACCTGGCCCAACCCAGAGCCCCTTCTTCACCTTTGAgctgcccccccaacccccagctccCCGACCCGACCCACCTGCTCCTGCCCCACTAGCCCCTCTTGAACCAGATTCTGGTACCAGCTCTGCTGCTGATGGTCCTTGGACACAGagaggggaggagcaggaagcAAAAGCCAGAACCAAGCTGTCCTCAGGGAGGGAGCCCCCTAGTCCCTGCCACTCGGAGGACAGCCTTGGGCTGGGGGCGGCACCCCTTGGCAG TGAACCACCCCTGAGCCAGCTGGTATCTGACTCAGACTCAGAGCTGGACAGCACAGAACGCCTGGCCCTGGGAAGCACAGATACCTTGTCCAATGGCCAGAAAGCAGATCTGGAAGCCGCTCAACGCCTGGCCAAGAGGCTGTTCCGACTAGATGGCTTCAGGAAGGCTGATGTGGCCCGACACCTGGGCAAGAA CAATGATTTCAGCAAGCTGGTAGCTGGAGAGTACCTCAAGTTCTTCGTCTTCACAGGCATGACTTTGGACCAGGCTCTTAG GGTGTTTCTGAAGGAACTGGCCTTAATGGGTGAGACCCAGGAACGGGAGCGGGTGCTGGCCCACTTCTCCCAGCGATACTTCCAGTGCAATCCTGAAGCACTATCCTCAGAAG ACGGCGCCCACACGCTGACCTGTGCTCTCATGCTACTCAACACAGATCTTCACGGCCAT AACATCGGGAAGCGCATGACCTGCGGGGACTTCATTGGGAACCTGGAGGGCCTCAACGACGGCGGCGACTTCCCCAGGGAGCTGCTcaag GCCTTATACAGCTCCATCAAGAATGAGAAGTTGCAGTGGGCCAT AGACGAGGAGGAGCTGAGGCGctctctgtctgagctggctgaCCCCAACCCCAAGGTCATCAAGAGGGTCAGCGGGGGCAGCGGCAGCGGCACCAGCCCTTTCCTGGACCTGACTCCTGAGCCCGGGGCGGCTGTCTACAAGCACGGAACCCTGGTGCGAAAGGTGCACGCAGACCCTGACTGCAGGAAGA CGCCTCGGGGCAAAAGAGGCTGGAAGAGCTTCCACGGGATCCTCAAGGGCATGATCCTCTACCTCCAGAAG GAGGAGTACCAGCCTGGGAAGGCTCTTTCTGAGGTGGAGCTGAAGAATGCCATCAGCATCCACCATGCCCTGGCCACTCGCGCCAGCGACTACAGCAAGAGACCGCACGTCTTCTACCTGCGCACTGCTGACTGGCGGGTCTTCCTCTTCCAGGCCCC GAGCCTGGAGCAGATGCAGTCCTGGATCACGCGCATCAATGTGGTGGCCGCCATGTTCTCTGCACCTCCCTTCCCAGCTGCTGTTAGTTCCCAAAAGAAATTCAGCCGCCCTCTGCTACCCAGCGCTGCCACCCGCCTCTCCCAG GAGGAGCAGGTTCGGACCCATGAGGCCAAACTGAAGGCCATGGCAAATGAGTTGCGCGAGCACAGAGCCACCCAGCTGGGAAAGAAGGCTCGAGGCAAGGAGGCTGATGAGCAGCGGCAGAAGGAAGCCTACCTGGAGTTTGAG AAATCCCGCTACGGCACCTATGCAGCGCTGCTCCGGGTCAAACTGAAGGCAGCCAGTGAAGAGCTGGACGCCATAGAGGCAGCCCTGGCCCAGGCCGGAAGCACGGAGGACGGACTTCCCCTGCCTCACTCCAGTCCCTCTCTGCGGCCCAACCTACCTAGCCAGCCCCGGGTTTCTCGGTCTAACTCAGAGGCCCGATCAGGCAGTACAAGGAGAAAACCCTGA